Proteins from one Pseudomonas bijieensis genomic window:
- a CDS encoding MgtC/SapB family protein, with protein MEAWWHEVWMTLQAEFADITDAQQMTRVTVRLVMAALLGGILGFEREHKGKAAGVRTHMLVALGAALFVLVPQMSGSQADAMSRVIQGIVAGIGFLGAGTILKNNDGDEGHVKGLTTAAGLWMTAAIGVAAGLGREATAVLSTVLALVIFSVMPVIVRALERENKP; from the coding sequence ATGGAAGCCTGGTGGCATGAAGTCTGGATGACCCTGCAGGCGGAATTCGCCGACATCACCGATGCCCAGCAGATGACCCGGGTCACGGTGCGCCTGGTCATGGCCGCATTGCTGGGTGGCATCCTGGGGTTCGAGCGCGAACACAAGGGCAAGGCGGCCGGCGTGCGCACCCACATGCTCGTGGCCCTGGGGGCCGCGTTGTTCGTGCTGGTGCCGCAGATGTCCGGATCCCAGGCCGACGCCATGAGCCGGGTGATCCAAGGCATTGTCGCCGGCATCGGTTTTCTCGGCGCGGGCACGATCCTGAAGAACAATGATGGCGACGAAGGTCATGTAAAAGGCCTGACCACCGCTGCCGGCCTGTGGATGACCGCCGCCATCGGCGTCGCTGCCGGGCTGGGCCGGGAGGCGACGGCGGTGCTCAGCACGGTGCTGGCGCTGGTGATCTTCAGTGTGATGCCGGTGATCGTCCGGGCGCTGGAGAGGGAGAACAAGCCGTGA
- a CDS encoding DUF3203 family protein: MPIRIENQTCYFDSASGPQQRPASQLTIITDPDKAMSAVKINGDLVYITEAEADALTVAGATDGRKHLKATDSGSAI; encoded by the coding sequence ATGCCTATACGTATCGAAAACCAGACCTGCTATTTCGACAGTGCCAGTGGCCCGCAACAGCGCCCCGCCAGCCAGCTGACCATCATCACCGACCCGGACAAGGCCATGTCAGCCGTGAAGATCAATGGCGACCTGGTCTACATCACCGAGGCCGAAGCCGATGCCCTGACCGTGGCCGGCGCGACCGACGGGCGCAAGCACCTGAAGGCCACGGACAGCGGCTCGGCGATCTGA
- the ccoG gene encoding cytochrome c oxidase accessory protein CcoG: MSDRIPVQLIQTFEPAPTKIKARTTDNLIHTRSFTGLFRTLRISGAGVLFLLFFGTVWLNWGGRQAVLWDLSESKFHIFGATFWPQDFILLSALLIIAAFGLFAVTVFAGRVWCGYTCPQSSWTWIFMWCEKITEGERNQRIKLQAAPWGLNKLVRRSAKHTLWLAISLLTGLTFVGYFTPIRPLTEELLTLQIGGVSLFWVLFFTAATYLNAGWLREAVCMHMCPYARFQSVMFDKDTLTISYDTARGEIRGPRKREANPANIGLGDCIDCQMCVQVCPTGIDIRDGLQMECIGCAACIDACDSIMDKMGYARGLIKYTSEHQLQGGKTHLLRPRLIGYTAVLLVMIGALAVALVQRPMVSLDVSKDRGLFRENSAGQIENIYSLKVINKTQQRQDYHLSLVDGDGFVLQGKTQLSLAPGEIVDVPVSVAMLSERPGKSSQEMTFKIADTDEPGIYSLAKSRFVAPMNR, translated from the coding sequence ATGAGCGATAGAATCCCCGTCCAGTTGATACAGACGTTCGAACCTGCGCCAACGAAGATAAAGGCCAGGACCACCGATAACCTGATCCACACCCGCAGCTTCACCGGTTTGTTTCGCACCTTGCGCATCAGCGGTGCCGGGGTTCTGTTCCTGCTGTTCTTCGGCACGGTGTGGCTGAACTGGGGCGGTCGCCAGGCGGTGCTCTGGGATCTTTCCGAAAGCAAATTCCACATCTTCGGCGCGACTTTCTGGCCCCAGGATTTCATCCTGCTGTCGGCCTTGCTGATCATCGCTGCCTTCGGCCTGTTCGCCGTCACCGTGTTCGCCGGGCGCGTGTGGTGCGGCTACACCTGCCCACAGAGCTCCTGGACCTGGATCTTCATGTGGTGCGAGAAAATCACCGAAGGCGAACGCAACCAGCGGATCAAGCTGCAGGCAGCGCCCTGGGGCCTGAACAAACTCGTACGCCGCAGCGCCAAGCACACGTTGTGGCTGGCCATCAGTCTGCTCACCGGCCTGACGTTCGTTGGCTACTTCACACCGATCCGCCCATTGACCGAAGAACTGCTGACCCTGCAAATCGGCGGCGTGAGCTTGTTCTGGGTACTTTTCTTTACCGCAGCCACCTACCTCAACGCCGGCTGGCTGCGTGAAGCGGTGTGCATGCACATGTGCCCTTATGCACGCTTTCAGAGCGTGATGTTCGACAAGGACACCTTGACCATTTCCTACGACACGGCCCGCGGTGAAATCCGCGGCCCGCGCAAACGCGAAGCAAACCCGGCGAATATCGGCCTGGGCGACTGCATCGACTGCCAGATGTGCGTACAGGTCTGCCCCACCGGCATCGACATCCGCGATGGCCTGCAAATGGAATGCATCGGCTGCGCAGCCTGCATCGATGCCTGCGACTCGATCATGGACAAGATGGGTTATGCCCGTGGCCTGATCAAATACACCTCCGAACACCAGTTGCAAGGCGGCAAGACTCATCTGCTGCGACCTCGGCTGATCGGCTACACCGCCGTGTTGCTGGTGATGATCGGCGCACTGGCCGTGGCGCTGGTGCAGCGGCCCATGGTGTCGCTGGACGTCAGCAAGGACCGTGGCCTGTTCCGCGAGAACAGCGCGGGCCAGATCGAGAACATCTACAGCCTGAAAGTCATCAACAAGACCCAACAGCGCCAGGATTATCACCTGTCCCTGGTGGACGGCGACGGCTTCGTCCTGCAAGGCAAGACGCAATTGAGCCTGGCCCCGGGGGAAATCGTCGATGTGCCGGTGTCGGTAGCGATGCTCAGCGAACGGCCGGGCAAAAGCTCCCAGGAGATGACGTTCAAGATCGCCGACACGGATGAGCCGGGAATCTACAGCCTCGCCAAAAGTCGTTTTGTAGCGCCGATGAATCGCTGA
- the mapR gene encoding GntR family transcriptional regulator MpaR (MapR regulates genes involved in Pseudomonas quinolone signal (PQS) production and anthranilate metabolism) produces MKRYEKFADDIAELIRSGMLGPGQRVPSVRYASQTYGVSPSTVFQAYYLLERRGMIRARPRSGYFVNAHAPSPFSEPAISSQVHESTEVDVSELVFSVLDSIKDPATVPFGSAFPSPTLFPLQRLSRSLSSATRDMDPRMVVTDMSPGNPQLRRQIALRYMVGGLMLPMEELLVTNGALEALNLCLQAVTEPGDLVAIEAPAFYASLQVLERLKLKAVEIPVHPRDGIDLEVLEQTLERHPIKACWCMTSFQNPMGATMPEARKQALVELLRRHQVPLIEDDVYAELYYGQQAPKPAKAFDTEGLVMHCGSFAKSLAPGYRIGWVAAGRFAQKIERLKLMTSLCASMPAQAAIADYLQHGGYDRHLRKLRYALEEQQSAMLAAIARYFPAQTRVSQPAGGYFLWLELPEQMDSLKLFQMALAQGISIAPGPIFSPTRRFRNCIRLNYGSPWTEVSETAMETLGRIIRSLVSRHEH; encoded by the coding sequence ATGAAACGCTACGAAAAATTCGCCGACGACATCGCTGAACTGATCCGCTCGGGCATGCTGGGGCCGGGTCAACGAGTGCCGTCGGTACGCTACGCCAGCCAGACCTACGGCGTCAGCCCGTCCACCGTATTCCAGGCCTATTACCTGCTGGAACGACGCGGCATGATCCGGGCCCGGCCGCGCTCCGGCTACTTCGTCAACGCCCATGCGCCAAGCCCGTTTTCCGAGCCTGCGATCAGTAGCCAGGTGCACGAATCCACCGAAGTCGACGTCAGTGAGTTGGTGTTTTCGGTACTGGATTCGATCAAGGACCCGGCCACCGTACCCTTCGGCTCGGCATTCCCCAGCCCGACGCTGTTCCCACTGCAACGGCTGTCCCGTTCGCTGTCCAGCGCAACACGGGACATGGACCCGCGAATGGTGGTCACGGACATGTCGCCAGGCAATCCACAATTGCGTCGACAAATCGCGCTGCGCTACATGGTCGGCGGGTTGATGTTGCCCATGGAGGAGCTGCTGGTCACCAACGGTGCCCTGGAAGCCTTGAACCTGTGCCTGCAAGCGGTGACCGAGCCCGGCGACCTGGTGGCGATCGAGGCGCCGGCATTCTATGCCAGCCTGCAGGTACTGGAGCGGCTCAAGCTCAAGGCCGTGGAGATTCCCGTCCACCCGCGCGACGGTATCGACCTGGAAGTGTTGGAGCAGACACTGGAGCGCCATCCGATCAAGGCCTGCTGGTGCATGACCAGTTTCCAGAACCCCATGGGCGCAACCATGCCCGAGGCAAGGAAACAGGCCTTGGTGGAACTGCTACGCCGCCATCAGGTGCCGCTGATCGAGGACGACGTCTACGCCGAACTCTATTACGGCCAACAGGCCCCCAAGCCCGCCAAGGCGTTCGACACCGAAGGGCTGGTGATGCATTGCGGTTCGTTCGCCAAGAGCCTGGCGCCGGGCTATCGCATCGGCTGGGTCGCCGCCGGGCGCTTTGCGCAGAAGATCGAACGGCTCAAGCTCATGACCTCGCTGTGCGCCTCGATGCCAGCCCAGGCCGCCATCGCTGACTACCTGCAACACGGCGGCTATGACCGTCACCTGCGCAAACTGCGCTACGCCCTGGAAGAACAGCAAAGCGCGATGCTCGCCGCCATCGCCCGCTACTTCCCGGCCCAGACCCGCGTCAGCCAACCGGCAGGCGGTTACTTCCTGTGGCTGGAGCTGCCGGAGCAGATGGACTCGCTGAAACTGTTCCAGATGGCCCTGGCCCAGGGCATCAGCATCGCGCCGGGACCGATCTTTTCACCGACCCGGCGCTTCAGGAATTGCATCCGCCTGAACTATGGCAGCCCGTGGACCGAGGTCTCGGAAACAGCCATGGAGACGTTGGGGCGGATTATTCGGTCGTTGGTAAGCAGGCACGAGCATTGA
- a CDS encoding SDR family oxidoreductase: MDKVIVITGGGRGIGAATALLAAELGYRICINYQSDESAAQEVLEQVRAKGAQAMAVRADVSIEDEVISLFDRVDAELGRVTALVNNAGTVAHKSRLDEMSEFRILKIMKTNVLGPILCAKHAVLRMSPRHGGQGGSIVNVSSVAARLGAPGEYIDYAASKGALDTFTIGLSKEVAGEGIRVNAVRPGYIYTDFHALSGDPDRVSKLESAIPMARGGRPDEVAEAIIWLLSDKASYATGTFVDLGGGR, from the coding sequence GTGGATAAAGTCATCGTCATCACCGGTGGCGGTCGCGGCATCGGGGCGGCCACGGCGCTGTTGGCTGCCGAGTTGGGTTATCGGATCTGTATCAATTACCAATCGGATGAAAGTGCCGCGCAAGAGGTGCTCGAACAGGTGCGGGCCAAGGGCGCACAGGCGATGGCCGTGCGCGCCGACGTGAGCATCGAAGATGAGGTGATCAGCCTGTTCGACCGGGTGGATGCCGAGCTGGGACGTGTCACCGCCCTGGTGAACAACGCCGGCACGGTGGCCCACAAGTCCCGGCTCGATGAAATGTCCGAGTTCCGCATTCTCAAGATCATGAAGACCAACGTGCTGGGTCCGATCCTCTGTGCCAAGCACGCGGTGCTGCGCATGTCGCCCCGGCATGGCGGGCAGGGCGGCAGTATCGTCAACGTCTCGTCGGTGGCTGCTCGCCTGGGGGCACCGGGTGAATACATCGATTACGCAGCCTCCAAGGGCGCGCTGGACACCTTCACCATCGGCCTGTCCAAGGAAGTGGCTGGCGAAGGTATTCGCGTCAACGCGGTGCGTCCCGGCTACATCTACACCGACTTTCATGCCCTGAGCGGCGACCCGGATCGGGTCAGCAAACTGGAATCGGCGATTCCCATGGCCCGGGGCGGTCGTCCGGACGAAGTGGCCGAGGCGATTATCTGGCTGCTGTCGGACAAGGCTTCGTATGCGACCGGGACGTTTGTGGACCTGGGGGGCGGGCGCTGA
- a CDS encoding Dyp-type peroxidase, producing the protein MSYYQPGILATPVPPQARHLFFALESVEALPAAIDKLQSLLDGRAVVGFGESLVQALGAQVESLRAFPALAGVGVDNPSTQHALWCWLHGEDRGELMHRSRAIEAALAPALRLVQMNETFRHMTGHDLTGYEDGTENPHDEAAIAAALAQGADGVRGGSFAAIQQWQHDLDGFAAMQPHERDNIMGRRLSDNEEIDDAPESAHVKRTAQESFAPEAFVVRRSMPWIEGDRAGLMFLAFGFSLDAFEAQLRRMSGLEDGITDGLYRMSRPITGGYYWCPPLLDGRLDLRAIAR; encoded by the coding sequence ATGAGTTACTACCAGCCCGGCATTCTCGCCACCCCTGTTCCGCCTCAGGCCCGTCATTTGTTTTTTGCCCTGGAATCGGTCGAGGCACTGCCGGCTGCGATAGACAAACTCCAGTCGCTGCTCGATGGGCGGGCCGTGGTCGGCTTCGGCGAATCGCTGGTCCAGGCGCTGGGCGCCCAGGTCGAAAGCCTGCGGGCCTTTCCTGCGTTGGCCGGCGTGGGCGTGGACAACCCGTCGACCCAGCACGCGCTGTGGTGCTGGCTGCACGGCGAAGACCGCGGCGAGCTGATGCACCGCAGTCGCGCCATCGAGGCCGCGCTGGCCCCGGCGCTGCGCCTGGTGCAGATGAACGAAACCTTCCGCCATATGACTGGCCATGACCTGACCGGCTACGAAGACGGCACCGAAAACCCTCATGACGAAGCGGCCATCGCCGCCGCCCTGGCCCAGGGCGCCGACGGGGTACGCGGTGGCAGTTTTGCCGCGATCCAGCAGTGGCAGCATGACCTGGACGGTTTCGCGGCGATGCAGCCCCACGAACGCGACAACATCATGGGCCGCCGCCTGAGCGACAACGAAGAAATCGACGACGCGCCGGAGTCGGCCCACGTCAAGCGCACCGCCCAGGAAAGTTTCGCCCCGGAGGCGTTCGTGGTACGTCGCTCCATGCCGTGGATCGAAGGTGACCGTGCAGGGCTGATGTTCCTGGCGTTCGGCTTCTCCCTCGATGCCTTCGAGGCACAACTGCGACGCATGAGTGGCCTGGAAGACGGTATCACCGACGGCCTGTATCGCATGAGCCGGCCAATCACCGGTGGTTACTACTGGTGCCCGCCGCTGCTGGACGGACGCCTGGACCTACGGGCCATAGCCCGCTGA
- the ampC gene encoding class C beta-lactamase, with protein sequence MHMAKSILAGTFFLLYGAAPGFAQDRIEEAVNATIQPLMKQQDIAGMAVAITYKGQRHYFNYGEASKDTKNPVTDQTLFEIGSISKTFTATLGAYAQAQGKLSLTDPASRFAPELRGSAFDGISLLNLATYTAGGLPLQFPDEADHPDRMFSYYTTWKPLYPAGTQRLYSNPSIGLFGYLAARSMGQSFDEVMERTLMPGLGLKHSYVRVPQAQSGRYAQGYAKDGKPVRVGPGALDSEAYGVKTSSSDLIRFVEANLRPGKLDANLRQAIATTHTGFYKVGGMTQGLGWEFYPYPLTVDALLAGNSTQVAMTPNKVEPLDPPRPAPVNAWINKTGSTGGFGAYVAFVPGKDMGIVMLANRNYPNEERVKAAHRILTALDGK encoded by the coding sequence ATGCACATGGCTAAATCGATACTCGCAGGCACTTTTTTCCTGCTCTACGGGGCGGCTCCGGGCTTTGCCCAGGATCGTATTGAAGAGGCCGTCAATGCCACGATCCAGCCATTGATGAAGCAACAGGACATCGCCGGCATGGCTGTGGCGATCACCTACAAGGGCCAACGCCATTACTTCAACTACGGCGAGGCCTCCAAGGACACGAAAAACCCGGTCACCGACCAGACACTCTTCGAAATCGGCTCGATCAGCAAGACCTTTACCGCCACCCTCGGCGCCTATGCCCAGGCCCAGGGCAAGTTGTCCCTGACGGACCCGGCCAGTCGCTTCGCCCCCGAGCTGCGCGGCAGCGCCTTCGACGGCATCAGCCTGCTCAACCTCGCCACCTACACCGCCGGCGGCCTGCCGTTGCAGTTTCCCGACGAGGCAGACCATCCGGACCGGATGTTCAGTTATTACACGACCTGGAAGCCGCTCTACCCGGCCGGCACCCAGCGGCTCTATTCAAACCCGAGCATCGGGTTGTTCGGCTATCTGGCAGCCCGCAGCATGGGCCAGTCGTTTGACGAGGTAATGGAGCGCACACTGATGCCAGGGCTGGGCCTCAAGCACAGTTATGTGCGGGTGCCACAGGCTCAGTCGGGTCGATACGCCCAAGGGTATGCAAAGGACGGCAAGCCTGTCCGGGTCGGGCCTGGTGCCCTGGACTCCGAGGCTTACGGGGTGAAGACCAGCTCATCGGACCTGATTCGCTTCGTCGAGGCCAACCTGCGCCCCGGAAAACTGGACGCCAACCTGCGCCAAGCCATCGCCACGACTCATACCGGGTTCTATAAGGTCGGTGGAATGACCCAGGGGTTGGGTTGGGAGTTCTACCCCTACCCGCTCACCGTGGATGCGCTGCTGGCTGGCAACTCGACGCAAGTCGCGATGACGCCAAACAAGGTCGAACCGCTGGATCCGCCTCGCCCTGCGCCGGTCAACGCCTGGATCAACAAGACCGGTTCCACCGGCGGCTTTGGTGCCTACGTGGCATTCGTGCCCGGAAAGGACATGGGGATCGTCATGCTTGCCAACAGGAACTACCCGAACGAGGAACGGGTGAAAGCCGCGCACCGGATCCTCACTGCACTGGACGGGAAGTAA
- a CDS encoding DUF4174 domain-containing protein, translating to MLIRSLTFATLLAIASPLFAADGDSPLVADAGRARPLIVIAPSTVDPAWVSLKKALDEPAGKQGFSERNMVLYTVLNTIGQRDGKDLDPQSTMALIRSLKLGAGAQTKIILVGKDGEKKLEHSGAIELKDLFDTVDKLPAAEKEATPPAPPPAPEPAPAKDTKGAKPGKAVKPAGPPKPLDD from the coding sequence ATGCTCATTCGGTCGTTGACCTTCGCTACCTTGCTGGCCATCGCCAGCCCCCTGTTCGCTGCCGATGGAGACTCACCCTTGGTGGCGGATGCAGGCAGGGCACGTCCCCTGATCGTCATCGCGCCCAGTACGGTCGACCCTGCCTGGGTGAGCCTGAAAAAGGCCTTGGATGAGCCGGCAGGCAAGCAGGGCTTTTCTGAGCGCAACATGGTGCTCTATACCGTGCTCAATACCATTGGGCAGCGCGATGGCAAGGACCTGGACCCGCAAAGCACCATGGCGTTGATTCGCTCCCTCAAGTTGGGCGCCGGTGCGCAGACCAAGATCATCCTGGTGGGCAAGGACGGGGAAAAGAAGCTTGAGCATTCCGGGGCGATCGAACTGAAAGACCTCTTCGACACCGTCGATAAACTGCCTGCGGCCGAAAAAGAAGCGACACCTCCAGCTCCACCTCCCGCGCCAGAGCCTGCACCGGCCAAGGATACGAAAGGTGCCAAGCCTGGCAAGGCAGTCAAGCCGGCAGGGCCGCCGAAGCCGCTGGATGATTGA